attgctaaggatgaattaactgagtccttgaagaaagaagaaattttgaagaagcaacttgaatgagagcaggaggtgattaaggcatggaaatcatcaagagatgtccatgctcaaataccaaaagttcaaggaattgagtccttttgtgatgcagcctggaagaagagtaatgagaagctgaaatccaatttggttgaaggattgcaaacagatgtggactcgacggatgatgagagtcatccgtcggataatcataacgattatccatcgagtgacaaAAAGCCACATCCGTGGGCTGTGAGTAAACTTGTGAGCAAAGCTAAGATTACCAAGatgaatgagaagtatggatcagtttccaaaaactttatcccaggagaatcaagtcaagtgaagaaggagaagaaagtcaAAGTGGTTCATCTGTCtatcaagaaattgaatgacatattagaaaagattgCGGTTAAAACGAAAACTAAAAAGAAAACCAATATAAATGGGAAAGTtggaattaacaagcataacaactacacacctgataagtatgcaccaagaaaaatctgtgttaagtgtggtagtgttagtCACTTGTTcgttaattacaaacttgccatgcctactcctatgtctataCCTCCTTCTTTTCCCAACAAGACTACCATGCCTACTAtacctatgaatgctatgtctgctcagaatatgaatgcacaatttgctaatatgccatttgcacctaatccttataatctgcatttagtatgccttaaatgccatttagcatgccttactggaataacatgtttgcaaatagcatgccttttcctgttaatcaaaatgtgtatgataattctgttttaatgactggattcaaaggtccaactcagatgactagGGATGATTCAGAAATCCCTAAGTTAAATGAGATCAAATCTACGAAAcaaaaaagaaagctaacaaggcaggacccaaggaaactagggtaccaaaatcaacttgatttgattttgatgtgtgcagggaaacagaaagaatctttggtatctggatagtggttgctcaaggcacatgactggagatttcaccctgctcactgagttcaaggaaagagttggcccgagtattacttttggagatgacagcaagggttatactatgggatatggcttgatttcaaaagacaatgtcatcattgaagaagttgccttagtggatggtctcaagcgTAATTTGTTGAGCATCAGCCAACTCTGTAATAAGGGCAACTTAGtgaccttcaattcagaagcctgtgttatgacaaacaaaaggagcaacaaagtggtttcactggagtgagaaaaggaaatgtgtacttaacTGACTTCTACTCATCAAAAGcagaatcaatcacttgtcttCTCGGTAAAGCAAGTAAAGATgtaagttggttatggcacaagaaactgtcccatctaaacttcaagaccatgaatgagcttgtcaaaaaagaactggttagagctatccctcaagtggagtttacaaaagatggtttttgtgatgctttccaaaagggaaagcaaatcaaagcatcattcagaaagaagcttgatttaacaattgaagaatctttgcaattattacacatggacttatttggactagtcaatgtattgtctatatcaaagaagagatattgcctagttattgtggatgatttctcaaaattctcTTGAACATATTTTCTTAAGTCTAAAGATAAAGCtggtgaaatcatcatcaatcaaaTAAGGCAAGTCCACAATCACCCTGATTTCAATATAAGgagaatcaagagtgacaatggaactgagttcaagaattctgtgatgagatcattttgtgaagagaatgggattgtgcatgagttttctgcagcaaggactccacaataaaCTGGAGTAGTGGAAAtgaagaacagatctcttattgaagctgctagaacaatgcttgaagaatcatagttaccaacatatttctgggctaaagctgtgaaCACTActtgctacactcagaatatctctttggtaaATCAAGCTACGTGCATGACAcactatcaattgttcaagaataggaagccaactctaaattttcttcatgtctttggcatAGTGGTCtggaacaaagcaagattggttgttaaaggctattatcaacaagaaggaatagattttgataaaacttttgctccttttgcaagacttgaagccatcagaattttcttagcctatcCAGCTCATGCTaatttcaaagtttatcaaatggatgtcaaaactacctttctaaatggagatttggaggaggaagtttatgtaagtcagcttcctggttttgaaggtccaagttttccaaatcatgtgtactatcttttgaaagcactttatggactgaaacaagcacctagagcctggtatgaaactttatcaaagtttcttttggaaaatcacttcacaagaagtactgttgataaaaccttattATTTAGAAAAGTTAATcgctctagtatacttgttaaatttatgtagatgatattatatttggctctacagttgaaaaaatttaaaaaaaaattccaaatcACTACGCCATAAAAGGCCTTCTACCACATAATTACGTGATGTTGCCTTATATAATGTTGCAGTAGCTATATAATAATGTATCATACTGCaacatattttaattatgttagcATAGATCTCGTAAAGTGTTTccaatatatatattaataaaaatattcaattttttataaataaataaatgctGATGTGGCAGAGCTGGGTTCCCACACTTCTGCGTGGCAGGTGGTCCCTGCTGACGTGGCAAGTGAGTCACCCCATCTGGGTCCCTCCCTGCTGACGTGGCAGGTGGACCCTTGCTGACGTGGAAGGTGCCCCCTGTGCGCCCAACTCTACTAACGTGGCAGGGGGCCTACTAACCTGGCAGGTGGGTCCCCCATGTTGGCACCTCCACGCTGACATGGCGGGGGGTCCCTGTTAACGTGGAAGGTGGGTCACACGTGGGCCCCAccatgctgacgtggcagtggTCCCCTGCTGACGTAGCAATGGtgaaatattaaattaaaaattttctGATATTTTGCACTACCCAGGATTTGAACCCAAGACCTCCCACTTCACAAAGTGTAGTGCAAACCACTATACCAAGGAACACAATGTGTTTTATTCCGCATTATTTAAATATAACCATACAGAAATAATTCATTTCTACTTAAAGTAAAGGCTCTTTTAATtcctttaatttttttataataaaatttcaATGATCCGTCCATACGTATGTTAAAAACAGTCAATTTTAGGTATATACCATCATTATTATAaattctttatatttattttgcaaGATTTTATATCAGGCAAAGCAGTCAAAATAAACCAAGCCATGTTTGTGCTACTGTCCCGAGTGAAGTATCGATActtctaaaataaaatttcgacgatccgtccgtatgtatgttaaaaacaatcgattttaggcatctaccatcattattaggttttttttatttattttgcgAGATTTTATATCAGGCAAAGCAGTGATAATAGTCCAAGGCCTATTTGCGCtactgtcccgaatgaagtatcgatacttttaaaataaaattttgacgACCCATTTGTACGGACGTTAAAAATAATCGATTTTATgcgtgtaccatcattattaggtttttttatatttattttgcaaaattttatatcagtcaaagcagtgataatagaccaaggcctatttgcgctactgtcccgaatgaagtaGCGATACGTTTGAaataaaatttcgacgatccgtccGTAAGGATGTTAAAAACAATCGATTTTAGGCGTGTACCATTATTATTaagtttttttatatttattttgcgaGATTTAATATCAGTCAAAGCAGTGATAATAGACTAAGGCCTATTTGCGCtactgtcccgaatgaagtatcgatacttttgaaataaaatttcgatgatccgtccatacggatgttaaaaacaatcgattttaggtgtgtaccatcattattaggtttttttatatatttattttgcgagattttatatcagtcaaaGCAGTGATAATAAACCAAGGCATATTTGCGCTACTGccccgaatgaagtatcgatacttttgaaataaaatttcgatgatccgtccgtacggatgttaaaaacaATTGATTTTAGGcatgtaccatcattattaggttTTTTACATATTTATTTTGCAAGATGTTATATCAGTCAAAGCAGTGATAATAGATCAAGGCCTATTTGCGCTAgtgtcccgaatgaagtatcgatacctttaaaataaaattttgacgATCCGTCCGTACGGATGTAAGAAACTATCGATTTTACGGGTGTACCATCAGTATTaggtttttttatatatattttgcCGGGTTGTATAGCAGTCAAAACACTCGGAATAGGCTAAGCCCTATATGCACTACTGTCCCGAATAAAGTATCGattcttttaaaataaaatctCGTCGATCCAACCATACTGATATTTAAAACTATCCGGTTTAGGGGTATCCCATCATTTTTagaattatatatatttattttgtggGGTTGTATAATTGTCAAAACACTCAAAATAGACTAACAGCTCCACTATTATTCTGAATGAAGtgtcgatttttttaaaaattaataattatataaataaataaaaaacaatGAAAGGACACTAAACATTAATAAAATCACATATGAAATCTAAAAATATTTACATATAAGTAAGAATTtctaataatattaaaaataaattaataaataagttTTTTATTAACAAAATCAAAATCCAACAAAAAGAAACTGAATCCAACAGTTGTAAATGATGCCAGCTCATCGATCCAAAGAAACACTAACTTCTGTATATACTCGAATCCCTAGATTTGTGTGTTGGCTCCCAAAGCAGGAAAGAAGATGTCGGCCAAGAAGAAGTAAGTCCTCCGGCGGAGAAGAAGTCAAGGCCGGAAAGAAGCTCAGAATGATGGCTTGAAAGATTGTAAATCAGTTTACACTGATTTAGAAGTCAGTCCACCGACTGTGTGTGTTTTGTGTAGTGTTTTTCCTGTTTTACGTTTTAGCTCTTCAAAGTTGTTTAGAAAGGGTTTTTGATTGGTTTTTTTTAACTTCATGGATTTTTAATTTTAGGGGTTTTAATTAGGGTTATTCTTCACTTGTTGCGTGCAATTCctaattttttgattttaatttcaGACTTTTTCAGCATTTGTACCCTATTTTAATTACGATTATTTATGTTAACAATTTCTTACTGTTATACGTACATTATATAGGTGAAGAGCCAGAGGCTTCAGAAACTGTACTCGAGTATAGAGAATCAGTTGATGAGTTATTTGTTGCTACCAGAGgttatgtggatgacatacttagAGATCTTGTGGTGGCAAGCATTTGTAAGGCATCATTGGTATGTTTTCTCCTTGTGAGGCTATTCCTTTAAGGCCCAAGATTTGATGTATTGATATGGTAATGTCCTGATATAGGTTGGCTATGTTTGGGTACTTCTGGATGGGGGCCCCTCTTGTGCATTTTCTGAGGTTAATAATCCCGTTGAAGTAAAAGTTTGGAAGCACGTGTGTTCTGTTTTCTGGGAGGAATGTCTAGGGAATTGAAGCTGGGAAAGCATGAGAAGGGTTTGGATGCTGCTATGGAAAAGGTTATTGTGGTGGTCAAGGCGGCCAAGGAAGTACCTAAAAACGGTCTTGTTTGGGCTTTAACTCATGTTGTTCAGCCTGGTGACTCCATCATACTGCTTTTGGTTATTCCTTCACAGAGTTCTAGTACCATTTAAtggttttatcaattcattggaTAATTACTGTAAACATATTTGATGATGCTTGGACTGTTAACATGGAGAGTTGACAAGCAGTTAAGCCTTTATTTATCAATTTTAAGTCCTTGACCTTTCTTCATCTGCATCAGCATTGTGGTAGCTTCTAAATTACTGCAACTCAATGAAACTACTAAATATTGATCGAAGTTTTGGTAATATATTTTCGGAAGCTATTTAGTTTTGCTCATGTTTGCTTTAGGAAGCAACCAACCTGAATATCTCAATCAGTCTTTCTGTtttttaaacaaaataaattGAACTAATGTGCTCAGTCTAGATAATCACAAAGCATGTTATTTGATACCAGACGCCACTCTTGTTTTCTTGTGTTCCTGTACTGGTCAAATGATAATGATATGAACAATTATTTCTTTTTACATCTGTCTCGTTATGCTGCGATACTGCATGAACTGATGACTGACCTGTGCAAGTAGTATCAATTTTTTTTATGTTAGATACTGTACTAGTAATCACTCTCATTTAGGTATAGAAAATGGCAATTCCCAAGGTTTTCTGGGGACTGTGTTAGTGGCCATAGAAGATCTTGTCCAGGAACAAGTTCAGAACAGAAAGTTGACATTACAGATTACTTTTCTCAGATGATACTTCAGCTCCATGATGTATATAATCCTAAAAAGGTCAGTGTTCCATTAGTTATACCTCGATACTCCGAAATGGTCATCTACTCCAGTACCTATGTCACAATGTGTCAATCTTGTCCTCTTTCTATACAGATAAATTTGAAGATAAAACTTGTCTCTGGAGCCCCATCTGGATCAGTAGCTGAGGAAGCTAAGAGGACTAGAAATAGTTGGGTTGTTCTGGATAAGTAATCTCACTTTTTCTTCTCTCTATTAGTAATGATGATATCTATTCTAACTTGTAATGTGAATATGAATACAACTATTACTATGAAAGCTGAGCGTTATTAATTTGCTTTTGCAATGTTTGATTGACCTTTCATGGTAAAGTTTCTGGAGCTTATATGAGCGTAACCTTTATTTTTCAGGCATCTCAGACAAGAGGAGAAACTTTGCATGGGAGAACTACAGTGCAACAACGTCTCAGTAAAGAGATCACGTCCTAAAGTTCTCCGTATGAATCTGGTTGGATTACCTAACATGGAAACATAGGGAGGCCAGTTGCTCTCCGTGCTAGATCAGTCCTCTGATAAACACTTCaaaaagatttttttttagaTTCTGTTCAAGGCTAAGTTGTTACGCCAACTGGTAGTTCAGAGCTTTACACTGCTACCGAAGGCTACTAGTTTATGAATATATATGGGTCACTCAATTCTCATCTCTATGGTAATTGCAACACTACAAAACACCAGTACATTAATCTATTCAGAGATTCTATTTTTTCATAAATGGTACATAGTACACAAAATTATGCTTCGACCATCACACATGATAAAAGTTTCCAAACTGAACAAAAAAATGCTTTTGTTTGGACTGAAATATAAGGTTAGATAGAAGATGTATGAAGTATATGGATGCATAATGTCATGATGAGGATAATTGCAAACTATTTTCCTTTTAAAGTTCACATCTTCAacttttatttgtaaatattTGGGAAAATAAGCAAAAAAGATTATCTGGCTTTCTTGATGTGCTTCTTTTGTTGTAACTAACTATAAACTTGAACACTTGGAATAATTTGTGCCACAGGACGCAAACGAGATCCATTACAGTGGTCTGTACGTCAAAAGATTGCAGTTGGAGCTGCTCGAGGACTGAGATATCTGCACGAAGAATGCAGAGTTGGATGTATTATCCATGGTGACATGCGGCCCAACAACATTCTTATCACCCATGATTTTGAACCATTGATATGGAGATTTGTTCATTTTACTTGACAGTTTGTAATATGAATAtcctaattaaatcaattaagtTGGCTCCTTTTAATTTTCTCTAAAGTAATGTTTAGCTCATTTTTTGTGTAGTTTATTTTTTGTATTTACTAAAAGTAGAAAGTATAAAATTAATTACAGGCACATAGATATTCCTTCTTGTAAGTAGCATGTGTTTGGTAGAGGTCTCCAATGACTAGTACTTCTGGACTATGCTTCAAAGGTTTCAGTGAGAATGATGCCTAAACTGTAGTTGGTTAACATTTTCGAGGAGAAAACAAAAGAAGAGAATGATGCCTAAACTAGTAATCTCACTTTTTGTTCTCTCCATTAGTAATGATGATATCTATGTTTGGGTACTTCTGGATGGGTTGTTCTGTGATCCAGAAGTTGATGACTGCAAGTAAACTCATTCCGATATGATTCGAATCACAGAAGCATGGGCACATGCACGTGGTAGATGCTAGTACATCAGTTAGAGTTTTATCCCAGTTCTTAAAATTGCACTATCACCTGCCTGCATTATCAGGTAATGTTTTTCTTCATACATATTATAAGTGATCTCTGTTTAGTATAAAACCTGCACTAGTTAATTTTCCTGTACAAATAAGTCTGATATTGTGACTGGAGTTGAGACATTATAACATCGCAAATAACTAGTTTTTGCAATGCTTTGTCTTTTGATATTATTTCCCTGAAATTTTAAACAAATGAAGAATGCAAAATTCTCTCATTTGCGTATCTTGTATTTgttatcaaaaataaaaaaataattattagcAAGACGTAATTTTAGAATCTCTTAATTTCACTATCTTATTGTGTTACCATACTCAACAAATTAGTGTGTGTTTGACTGTATGGACTCTGAATCTGATccttgatgttgcagttctacACTTTATGCACAGTCCAATCTGCAAATAGGATTTAAGGTCGTTGAGAAACTTATTTGTTAGGAACAAGACCTCTGCAAAACTGGCTCTAGTTTATCCTTTTgatgtttttttaattttttttttttatctttttgaTGTTGTGTTAAAGTAGTTATATGATTAAGTAAAACAATTTTATTGGTAATCCTTTTTTTAATTGAAAAAAGACACTGTTTAATAATGAAAGATTTTATCAAATTAGATTACTCTGTCATCCTTGCAGGTTTGTCCCTGCACTCGTGTCCAATTTTGTATTTAGGATTCTTGATATTTTCTATATTGGAAATCGAATGCGTTGATCAATATCTAAATCCCACACTCGCCACACAAAAGCGGTGGCCTTTCTTTCCTGCACACATGATTTGTATGTATACAAGATATACCCTTGACTAACTAGAGTTTTTTTATGTGCATATTATGATGATGAGAGCCCGTTAAAGGATTCTGGTCTGAAACCACCCATGATGGCAAATTTTATAAGAACTACCTCATTACAGTGGTCAAATAATGGCCATGACACCAGGCCAAGACATGTCATT
This sequence is a window from Apium graveolens cultivar Ventura chromosome 9, ASM990537v1, whole genome shotgun sequence. Protein-coding genes within it:
- the LOC141682777 gene encoding inactive protein kinase SELMODRAFT_444075-like, producing the protein MILQLHDVYNPKKINLKIKLVSGAPSGSVAEEAKRTRNSWVVLDKHLRQEEKLCMGELQCNNVSVKRSRPKVLRMNLVGLPNMET